The following proteins are co-located in the Apium graveolens cultivar Ventura chromosome 5, ASM990537v1, whole genome shotgun sequence genome:
- the LOC141659049 gene encoding transcription factor TCP20-like, with amino-acid sequence MAENKKSEFQDMTTKKYEGKKQLVPKRSSTKDRHKKVDGRGRRIRMPALCAARIFQLTRELGHKSDGETIQWLLQQAEPSIIAATGTGTIPASALAAAGSSVSRLDELGQSRPNWNAVNGNFGRSSVFGFGSGYVPNSSVQVPAHANDHNLNLISKFGFQGFEFANSSLNSTSFAPFFGGNGQQLPGLELGLSQDAQNGVLSSQRINQFYQQAGQDSSSPLNLQQQQQPNSDTNDSQG; translated from the coding sequence ATGGCTGAGAATAAAAAATCAGAGTTTCAGGACATGACTACAAAGAAATATGAGGGCAAGAAACAATTAGTCCCCAAGAGAAGTTCCACCAAAGATAGGCATAAAAAAGTGGATGGCAGAGGCCGAAGAATTCGGATGCCTGCTCTTTGTGCAGCTAGGATTTTTCAGTTAACTAGAGAATTGGGACACAAGTCTGATGGAGAGACAATCCAGTGGCTGTTACAACAGGCTGAACCATCTATTATTGCTGCTACTGGTACCGGGACTATTCCTGCTTCAGCTCTTGCAGCTGCAGGATCCTCTGTTTCAAGATTAGATGAGCTGGGACAAAGCAGGCCTAACTGGAATGCAGTGAATGGTAATTTTGGCAGATCCAGTGTTTTTGGTTTTGGATCAGGGTATGTGCCTAATTCCAGTGTTCAAGTTCCGGCTCATGCAAATGATCACAACTTGAATCTAATATCAAAATTTGGATTTCAAGGATTCGAATTTGCAAACTCAAGCCTAAACTCCACGAGTTTTGCCCCTTTTTTTGGTGGAAATGGACAACAGCTTCCGGGATTGGAGCTTGGACTTTCGCAGGATGCTCAAAATGGGGTGCTCAGTTCCCAAAGAATCAATCAGTTCTATCAGCAGGCGGGACAGGATAGCAGCAGTCCCTTGAATctgcagcagcagcaacaaccGAATTCGGATACAAATGACTCTCAAGGCTGA